GCTGCCATCTGCTTTCATGTCCAGCTCAATTCACACCACCCTCTTGAACTCGTGAAATTGCAGAAGGCCATGATCAGCCACCATAGTCATCCGTACAAGCTTGTAATCATTGAATAAGTATGAGCTGCCCAATTTGAAGGCACATTAGCCCCAACTTCATCTTATCCTGAAAAGGGAAGAAAGGATCTTTGTCATCATGAATAGAAATGCTTCTTATTCACAGTTATAATTGCGATGTCTAATAATGTGCCACCTGACCCCAAAGCATAGCCATAGAAAAATAAAGTAGAGAAAGAAGAGAACCTTTTTATCACTTTGCAGAAGAAATACGTCGCAAGGAGGAAATCCAGCTGCTGCCTCCATTATCACCATCATGAGTTGTTTCAGTGGGTAACAAAGGTTTTGTGGCATTTGCTCTTGGTAAAACAGGAGCCAATGAAGTAGATGGCATATGAGCACTACTTAGTACCTACATTATGAAAGGGAAACTAATGAGAAGCCTACTTGGGCTGAGATAATAGGAAGAAGACTAATAATTAGACATGGTAAATAGCCAATGCTTAATGCGAAGAATGCTTTATCTGAATCAAGGCTATGAAAAAATTGGCATAAGTATAACTAACATTTCTGTCAAGATTGGCAGAAGTTAAATTCCTGCTTGTTGGCGACTTAAATTGCATACGAATTCCAGGACTGGAAGGATTATTCGGTCTTATGCGATCAGTCACCTCAGAAACATAAGGTCCATTGTTGCCTGTAGAAATTGTAGAAGGAACAGTTCAGCTGATTAACCTTATTACATCAACAGAGATTAACATAACatccaaaacaaaatcaaagTATGTTTTCTACTAGCATATTTCTATCTCCAGTTTTCTCTTAATTTATGTGAaagtctgcatacactttactgCTGGATTATAAGCACTCAACCAAGAATAAAGGAAACCATTTTGTGAAGGTAGAATGGGTACAAAACCATATTCACAACTCACAAAAAAGAACATCTTTCGCTTTTTAAAGTACTGTGTAGTTCTCTTCCTTCGTAGAGAAAGAAAATTTCTAAGAGTTTTAGTCATAAACCTTGACGCTTTTCAACATCCATTGGAATTGCTCGGCTACTTTCACCGACAACTTGCTGCAAAATCACACAACCgtcaaaaatttcataaaaaacaGCTCATGAAGCAAGCCTTGACTAAAAAGTTGTACTATTAAGCTCGTTGGAACAGAGATTTATTTAAGGAACAAGAAGAAAAGTAAAAGCTCAAAATATAGCATGTCATCGAATTGAGAAGTGATTAATCATAGTTGAAATGAATTCAGGAAATAGGACAAGCTAACAAAGATACCCGATGCTGTGGTTTACTTGTTTGTGCCTGTTGGTACTTTAGGATGGTCCAATCAAATATGTAATCAAATTCATATCCTGCATGACACACAAGATGTACATCAGTTGAACTTCTGCAGACAGATTTTAATATACTCAGCTCAGTAGGATATTTATCAAAGAACCCTAGAATTGTCCAAGGACTTGATGAAGCTTAACTTAACGCATACCTTGACGGGTAAAAAGTTCACGAAAGAGGCGTTTTAAGAATCCATAATCAGGCCGCTGATCAAATGTCAACGAATGACAGTAATGGAAGTACGAAGCAAACTCAACGGGGTGAGACTTGCATAAAACCTTCACCAGTAAATAGTACAAAGAGTCAGAATAAGAaccttaaaattattttaaaaaatatgagacAAAAGGAGCAGTGGCAAGGGAAGCTATTCAGGTACACGTGCCTCAATAGGAGTTGATAACTTCTTTTGACATATTTTGTCATACTTTTGCTTCTTTGTGGCAGCTTTTAAACCCTGCCATGGGAGGCTATTGAAGAACCAATATGTTGGTCAAAAGAATATTTGATACATATGTATAAAGACCAAAGAAAAAAAGGTTTAATCTAATTGAAAAACGACGCACCTGCCTCTCAAGAAATAAAGGAGAACATATCCAAGAGATTCTAAATCATCCCGCCGGCTTTGCTCTATATAACAtataaaaatgacatttaagTGTTAAGACGGGTTTTATTTAGTAACCCTCTTCCTCACAAGCAGGAATAAAGGTTAATTATTTTCCTTGATAAATACTTTTTGGGTTTTACGATAGGGAGAGAAAAACAATCTAGGAAAAGGTATCTGTGCTCACCAATTCCAAGATGAGTATTACAACTGGCATAGCGTGCTGTTCCAGTTAAATTTTTGTTCTCTCTGTACAGAAGAAAAGATATTAAATTAGATCTATAATGCTGCATTTAAGAAATACTCAATGTTCTCTCTTCGAAGTTTTATCCAAACAAAATTAGAATCAGGCATTGACACTCATGAGCACACTTGGAAGCTTAAAGctaaatgataaatgatgaaaaaaattcAGATTAGCAGATTCAAAAAATTATACCTGTAAGGAATATGGCGATTAGTAGTCGCATCACGGTATCTTTTAGCAagaccaaaatcaataatataaaccTGAAAATTGCATAATGACAATAGGATTCAatcagaagaaaagaaaaaagaaataataaaacaataaaaCCAATAAAAACTAATAAGAGATCGAAAGAAGAGTACCTGATTAGCTTTCCGACCAAGACCCATCAGAAAGTTGTCAGGCTTAATATCCCTGTGTAGGAAGCCTTTAGAATGTACATATTCAATTCTGGTAATCTGAGAACAGGGGAGGCAGAAGAACCTGATCAGCCAAGCTGCTAATAAGGAAAAGCCAGcaagtaaattttaaaaaataaattgaccaTGTTGTAAAAAATACTCTCACAATACTTTCCAAAGGTCCTGAATATTTATGAGAAAACACCaatagatatatatattaaaatataatatttctcCAATATCTATGTGACATGAAAAATCACTGACGGAAAAAATCAGAAAGAACAAAACAAGACATTGGTGCAGTTCTATTAGACTGTATCCTGAAAAAATTTACTTAGTAATTGGTGAGAGCCACAATGGATAAGAATATCAGgggatagaaaagttcaatagGTAGAAAAAGCAGCTAATTGGCTGACAGGCCATGTTCCTAAACAAAGACCCATGTTCCTAACCAAAGACCAATTCACCTTTTCTTAATCTGGAACAAGTTTCCACCTACCATGGAACATGCACCAAAGTCAGAAAGGTATACCTTAGCTTTGACATGACATAAGGTTCTTATCAAACAGAAACATAGCAGCATGAATATTATAAAGGTTGAAGGAAAACTGCTGTTACCATCTGGTCAGCCAACATTAAAACAGTCTTCAATGAAAGCTTCCGGTCACAATAGACAAAGAGATCTTCCAAGCTAGGACCCAATAAATCCATGACCAGAACATTGTCATCACCATCCACACCAGACCATTTTATATGTGGTACACCACCTAGAAAGGAGAAAATTATAAATCACAGCATTATCTGTATGTCTATCCATAAAGTGCAAAATATCCAAAACATACTTCCTCCCTGGAGAATATTGTATAACTTGGCCTCGTAGAGAAGTTGAGGATGTTTAGTCTTATTGTTCTCCTGCAAAAAGTTTTGGTAGAGAAAGGAACCTGTAATGTTAGATCCTAGCAAGATGTGAACACCACGTAACATTAAAAGTAACTAAAAAGATACTAAAGAATGCAAATAAACATACGAAGAcgaaaaagaagaaacaataAAGTGCGAAACTAATTCAACGTGGTCACACTATAATTGTAATCAATGAAATCTGAGTGCCCGACTGAGAAATTAAATGATTTAGGCTTAGGAAAAATGCAAACttatatctaattttttttttgaaattgaaacaTGTAGTAATATGGAAATTTAGCGATTTGTTCGAGGCTGTAATCAAAATGAGAAGTATTTGAAAGACACGGAGAATCGCTTATTGATAGCACCAACCTTCAATGCTATGTGATAAACACACTCTTTAATAACTccttccgtttcaatttgtttgattttgatttgacatgGAATTTAAGTACATAAAGGCTTTTGAATCTTTtggttttaaattaaagatatatagaATGTACCGAAATATCCTTGAATCTCGTGCAGAGGCGTATCTATATAGAAGGATGGGGGTACCACAACACCCGAACATCTCGGTTGAAACTCTATACATATGTATAAACATTAAGCGTGGCACCCAGAGTAACAATGGAGCTCAAGGTGCACGTGGTTAAAGCTCAAGTTTTACTCCTTACAACGGATGTTTGAATCCTGTTGGGTTCATTttctaaaactatattttagcATGTTGCATTCATTGTTAAAAGGATTGTGGCTATGTAGAATAGAACTCGAGACCTCTTCCCCCTAAAAAATTAGCTACACCAAGTAGACAAGCTTTACTTGTGTTAAAAATTGCtgataaaaatgaataatagtTTTCCTCCGTGACTATTGACACCACTTCCCCAAAATACTACCGTTACTATTCCAAACAATGTGGCACCCGAAACTTCCGAATTCAGAATCCACCTCTCAACTTGTGGAGTGTTGTGAAAGGCGAACGCCATGTTGCCAATGGTGAGAGATGAGGCGACCCTTAATCGCCTATTAGCTTTGTGGCGAGGCGACGCCATGACGACAAAATTGAGGGCTACAAAGACAAAAAAGGTGTCgccttttgtattttctttttaaaaaaaggcgACCAATTTAGGGTTCTAAAAGATAAAAAGTAATTTTAgggttgtttttttttttcaaatttgtaCCGTTGCACTCTTAGACTGCAACTGCGCCTCCAACAAGTCGACTCAACTAGACTTCTCTGGCGACCAGGCAGACTTTTCCAGCGACTCCAAAGTCCAACCAATacatatttcttcttttcttcttcttctgtttcttcttccttcttttttttcagaGTTACTTCTACCTCTGTTTTTTATCACTATTTgacttttgttttgttttcttctcATTCAAGTTCTAAACTTCTAGTATGTACAAtctatttttagtttttgaatataaatatttgttaatatgttattgttattgagattttgattatttatatatggAATTAAACAGGTCAATATTTTGGTATTAATTGACGCCGCACTTCAAAAAGGCAAGTGGTCCTTTCGCCATCCAAAACACTGTAAACGTGCCACATGAGGGAGTATCAGTTATTACATGCAGCGAAACGACTCCAACAGTTGCTGTCGTTTATCTCAGAGGCATATTAACCTAGCATTTTTGGCCTTTCCTGGAATTTGAACCTGATTAACCAGTAGGCCACACACACTATAAGCACTAAGTACAAAGTTTACCGCATGATCCAATTATAATAGACTTCACTAGCTACTTTCCTGATGCACAGAGCACTTACAacatgaaaaagaaaatcattcacaaaatcaagaaaattcatagCTCAAGCTAATAAAAACTCACAATTTTGACAGCGACGATCTCAAACGAATCAATATGCGTAGCTGCAAAATTACAAAATTCACACATGATCATCATAAAACTCACCTCAAACtgtataaacaaaaataaaaaatacaagctCAAAACATATACACGTTGCTACCTTCACAAATCACACTTACCGAGGAAAATTTCACCAAACGATCCACTACCGATTTTTCGGCCGAGCTTGAATTTACCTCCGACGATCCTATCCATATCTCAGATCGAAGGTTCAGATCAGATCAGCCTCTTCACAGATCATgaaaaaaaccgaaaaaactcTTTTGAAGATTCGGCGAAGTCTCAAACAGCAATCACACACAGATTTGattgaagaagaataaaacGGAGTTGTAGTTGAAGCAAATAACGCCGTCGAAGAACTCGAAGATTTTCTGGTGGGAAAAAAGTCGGCGGAGAAGAGTTTtgacggggggggggggggggttaggGATTAGCAGAGAGAGTATTatttgtgtgtgtatatatttgCTGTGTGATTACGTTACGGTTTCACGAGAGCAAATGAGAAAAGAGGATAAAGTTTCCACGTGGATGACCAAATTTGTGGATGATTTGACTCTGTGGCCCATTGGAAGAATGGGCTATAGTTGGTTAAGGATTTGGGCCTAGCTTAGCTAATGAAATTGGATTGGTTAGATCACAACGATAATATACTCGGTATAAAAAATCTCACTTTCAAAGAGAAGATTATACGCAAATTTTACTCTTATTTCAGAGGTAGAGAGGTAAGTTGTATACATTCaattattcaaaaaataaagaatggaACTTGTATTTTTGTGCTTGATTTCTACATAATTTGGTGGTGATAGGTAAGAGAACCTCTATTTAGAGATGGTAAAACTAGTCCATAAAAATACGATAGATTATATATCTTATatacaaataacaaaaaaatactttatgtatactatataaattttttccaaaaaggatTGGGGTGAACACCATCGCCCCCTTCTAGATCCACTCCTGTCGTGACCTCTTCATCGTCACCTCCCCTTATTTGTCTCGCCACCTGAAATCGCCCTCAACCACCCGTAACACCTCACCCCAAATCAATTTTGGATCCCTTATCTGCCATTTTGAGGTATTTGATTTTTGGAAAAATCAATGTGGAGTGGatgaatttagaatttaattGAAACCTTTTTTTGTGAGCATAGATTCTCACTATGTGTGCTTCTAACGCCTTGAAAAGCCAACCTTTATAAAGAATTTAGAACCTTAAATCTATTAAATTTAAATGTCGAATTCGCCCCGAGCCAAAAGTAGTAGAAATTTTCActacttaccctttttttggGATAGCTGGATAGCAAATAGTCCTCTTCTTTTATATATAGTTCTTACAATTAATGGATGTATGATCTAAAAATTTGTAAGTGAAACTTTAAATAATAATCTGAAGTTTTATCTATATGACTGAGAAATACATGAATtgtgtattaattatatatCTTGGTCAAATGATATACATAAACTTTTCAGAGAACAAATAATACAACCAAAACAACATTTGTAAAAAGAATTGTGTATATAATTTCTTGGCAAAACAGGGGAGAAAAAAGAATAGAATAGttgcaacaaaaaaaaaaggaaaaaaataagaacatATCAATACATCTCATCTGTATATCTATATATTGGACTCAATTTCTTTTGTTAGAATTGAGGCTTAAAACATTCTCCTGGAAATTGTCCATTGAATCGATTCGTATCTTTgcaataatcataaatcatgaaattgttCCTGACCCAATCCATTTGACCTTTTTTCGCGAAGCTCAATTGATTATACTCAGGAGAGGTATACCAGTTATCTGGAGTTCGAGCTGCACATTGACTAATGCTGATGGTCCCATTCCAGACACACACTTGTGGGACGAAATTTCGGTACTTGGCTATAAATGGAGCATTGGTCCAGTCAATCTTGACAAGGCCACCTCTAGTTGCCCAACTATCAGCATTCCAAAGGCTAGAGTAAACCCCCATTGCTTGCGCGTTAGGATAGGGAATGCCCTGGCTCTGATAGTTCCTGTATACTCTGATTGGTACATCGTCAACGTACCATCTGCAATATGAATTTGATGGATTCAACATTTAAGGTTCTTACAAATAAATCTATTTTTACTTTAGGAACTTTGAGCTCACAATTtactatttattaaaaaaatagtactaCCTATCAAATGTATTGGATTCAGTTGAAAGTATTACCTTCATAAATTATCTTGATATTGAAAGGGAAGAGGGCATGGTCTTACTTAAAAGTTTCTTTAAAAAAGGAAGGAAAGTTTTCCATTTTAGTTTCACTTTCTTGAACTGGCTACTACCACATAATGTGCCCTTGCTGGGTGGATCGTTactaaatcaattttagaaaaatggaTAAATTTTCAAGTATACTTTAGGCTAGAAAATATTCCTAACTTCTAAAACAATTGTTTAAGGTCATTCACTCAATTCATCAGTTGCATAGCTCCCGATGGATCAAGATCATATGTTGCCTACCTATTATACCAAAGGCGCTAACGCTAGTCCCTAGTAGACATTAGCGGCAAAGTCATGAACTTCGCTAAAAGTCTCCGAAAttcaataaatacatataaaaagtaatatataaaatttttcGATAAAGAGTATTCAACTTACACGATTGCATTAGGGTTCCAATGAATGGTATAGTTGTGGTAATCTGTAGTTGGATCAAACCATGGATAAAATTGTTGTTCCCTGCCTCCTCCACCTTGAGTAAAAATATTTGTGTGTATAATATAAGGTTGCCACGATACATtcccaagaaactcaaaatCGATTTCATCATGCTTGTCACCAATTGAGGATAACTGTGgaattaaaaactaaaaatcagATACTCCCTTTGTAATAATGCATATATTTAACAATAGGAATTACACTTAGGATATGttttatatgaaaaaaatgttttccatgaaatatatataaaataaataattttcttacttATCTTTTGGTGTTTAATTAGTACACTTACATAGTATGCAGTGACTGTTCCAGCAGAGTTTCCAGGTACCAATTTGATTTGCATTTCTATACTTCCAAATAAAAATGTTCCTTTTGATTGTACACCTGAACCTGAAAATGGAAATCAAAGTAAAGCAGTTATTTGAGTGACATAATTTAGGACAGTTCGATGCGCAAAATATTTCGCATTAGCAGGGTTCAGTGAAGAGTCGCACTCCAAAGGTATGATCATTAGTGATTGTTTTCACAGTTCGAATTCATGACATGTAGGTCACACAGGGATATATAACtttactgtcacgacccaaaattgGACATGATGACACCCATCTTATCCCACCAAGACAAGTCATCCTAAAACTCAAATATTACGACAAAATGCAGAAGTTGAGAAAAAATGAAAGTTTCACAACAAATAAAAATGCGGATAACGAAGTCAACTTAATTAAACCTCAAAACCTGATTGTCAAGTGTACAAGTCTCTACTAAATACAGAATGTCACAATAGATACAAATCTCAaatgtctttgtttctcaaatagaacaaaacataatagAAGGGGCAAGAGAGTCTGCCAAACACCAAACAGCTACCTCTCGTATACATAAAAGATAATGTTGACTTTATATATACAGTAAAACCTCTATAAATGCATATGCTTGGGACcggaaaaaaatattcatttatcgagattattagtttatcgataaatgcataaaatatttatttatcgacaaataaatatttattattttggaaAGTATTTTGTAGTAtgtgccaaaagaaagaaaaaaaatatttaaattaagaatttcaaaagtttaaatctaggaaactaaaaagtgtagtctttgcatatttattatttaaatctaggaGAGCTAAACGAATTTAATgaagtttaatgtttctaattgtactcatgtatatagaatatgaagagattttatgttataaattattgatgtattctagtaattattattttatattttttctgagattttaatactttaattttaattattatttaatgtatTTAGtgagaatattactttaatataactggCCCAAGTCGAGTCCagagaaaaatattcatttatcgagattattactttatcgaaGTTTTACTGTACAATATAATTTTCCAACGAAAAGAGTTCGAATGAAATTAATTTACCAGAGGATTGATCAAGGAcaagttgaagatcatttcCTTGCATCCAAGAATGATGACTACCCCAGTTGATGTACATGTTATCTGAGAAAATACCATTCACCATAACTAAAGAACCAAATAACACAATTGTTGAAATAATCAACAAATTAGCCAATGAAAGAACTAGAGAGCTACCCATTCTGAACATATATGGgataattaaatttatgtttCTTGAAAATTAATGGTGTGTTTTTGTTCTTAGGAATATGACTTATATATCATCTTTATATATAGTTCATAATCAAATAATGCCATTCCAAGAAAACCCCTTGAAATatgtataataatattatttaatttgaccaCGTCTTGATTGATTTTCATATCCTGAGTTATTGGTTTGTACAGATcagtgatatatatatatcttgtcACTATTGAAAGAATAATATGGAAGCTAGCAAAACAAAAGTGACATCAACCTGAATTGTGGTGGGATAATAGAAAATTGAAATTCctccatttttaattaaaagttgtaattttaaattttgaaaacaaaaataattatgttgGAAGCATCAACTCTAAAAATGGGACTTGCAATGtgtaaattcaaatttaattgaattttaatacgaatataaaaaaaagtggGCAAAGCATACAGTTGGGACGCGGCTTGGGAATTATGAAATGACGTGCATTAGACTATTGGAAAGACTCAACTTGGCCGGCAGACCGGCCTAATTATAAACTAGCTAGACCATGGTTTTATTTTTGTTCGACTAATTATTCAGAATTTACTGACTCGATTAATTGAATTTGTATCGAATATGATTTTTACTAGAAAaagaattattatattttcattttcGTGCGTAATTGTTGAGAAAAATTATTGGTTTTGTTACATTCTATGTATTGAACAAATTATGTAatgcatttttcttttttgttatcCCAAAAAGAATAATAgtatctttttaattaaaaaaaaaagattcaacttaaaatttcaTATCTTACGAGAAAtcacacaaatatatttataaatttttgttTTAGAGCACAAATTTTAGAAGTTTTTCCACTATGAAAAGCACACGtgttttttctaataaaataatctatatattattttatgcaagatagaagATGAAATAATATATCCTAATAACTAAactttatataattaaaaattattgcATTATTAATACGTGCATAACGCTAATCATAATTCAACAAAACAACACCTTACTTTTAAAATGTTTTGCTAGATTTTGACTTCGAATACACTCATAAGTCTTCATCAccgtgttttttttaaaaaatgttttccTATTTCAAAACCAGGTGTTGTTTCTAATAAATTTCTTGGAACTTAATTACAGtgtgaaaaaaaatgattttattacGGAAAAGATCATTAAAATTAAGTTTGACAAATTATTGAACAAATTTAAAAAGAGATTCTAGAGAAGATTTTTCCTTTACAAAAGTCCAACATGGACAAGGCATTTGAACGTTAAATTATTTTAGCAACaataatatcttttttttgtAAGTACTCCTTTGAAGAAGTAACGACTTTTGATCTACGTGTGAAGTcgcccccttttttttttttttaacgaaTGTATAGCTGGGGGTAGGGGTGTCAAAATGAGTCCAAATATAGATAATTCGTTCAATTCGTTTAAACTTTTATGGGTTGGGCTCAAGATAATTTGTATTAGGTTCAATCTCAACTCATTCAAGCATtaatccattttaaaagaattttcaaTTGAGCTCAACTTAATCACCAGTTTCAACTCGTTTTAAGGCTCTTTATTTGTATTGGTGTAATGTATGTTCTCATATTAAAGATACGAATTACTATCTCTTTTTATCTTTTAGGATTAATTTATCTATTtgtaaatttttattaaaatgggTGTCAAATGGGCGGTTTGGATTGAAATTGATAATATTAAAATGGATTGAAATAAAATTCGGATTGAGTCATGACCCGCCTAAATTTACTTTGGGCTCAAATGGATTGAGCTCAATTGGGCTAAAAttcgggttgggtcatgacccgcCCAATTTGACCTGcttaatctcaataattttaacatattattatttactttttataaccataatttgaatttcaactcaagaaaataaaaataaaaatttacaagTAGATAGATTaattttaaaagatataaaataaatagtaaTTTATACCTTTAATATGAGAACATACATTAcaccaatgcaaataaagagCCTTAAAATGGGTTGAAATTAGAGATTAAATTGGGCTCAATTGAAGATTCTTTGAAAATGGGTTAAGGCTTGAATGAGTTGAGATTAAATCCACTATAAATTATCTTGAGCCCAATTCATAAAAGTTTGAACGAATTTGACTATATTTGAACTTATTTTAACACTTGTATGTATACCTTTAATTAAAGTGTCTAATGatcttttattaataataaaataaaactctCAACGCGAATAAATAGAGATAAAGGGGTTTAGACCTTGTCTTATCAATCTCAATAAGGTAAccaatcatataaaaaaaattcccaCTTTGAGATCTCTTTAAATCAAACTAGGTCCCAGTTGGATTGAATTATTTGGAATGTTTCT
This sequence is a window from Solanum dulcamara chromosome 10, daSolDulc1.2, whole genome shotgun sequence. Protein-coding genes within it:
- the LOC129870030 gene encoding casein kinase 1-like protein 3, producing the protein MDRIVGGKFKLGRKIGSGSFGEIFLATHIDSFEIVAVKIENNKTKHPQLLYEAKLYNILQGGSGVPHIKWSGVDGDDNVLVMDLLGPSLEDLFVYCDRKLSLKTVLMLADQMITRIEYVHSKGFLHRDIKPDNFLMGLGRKANQVYIIDFGLAKRYRDATTNRHIPYRENKNLTGTARYASCNTHLGIEQSRRDDLESLGYVLLYFLRGSLPWQGLKAATKKQKYDKICQKKLSTPIEVLCKSHPVEFASYFHYCHSLTFDQRPDYGFLKRLFRELFTRQGYEFDYIFDWTILKYQQAQTSKPQHRQVVGESSRAIPMDVEKRQGNNGPYVSEVTDRIRPNNPSSPGIRMQFKSPTSRNLTSANLDRNVLSSAHMPSTSLAPVLPRANATKPLLPTETTHDGDNGGSSWISSLRRISSAK
- the LOC129870884 gene encoding probable xyloglucan endotransglucosylase/hydrolase protein 26 translates to MFRMGSSLVLSLANLLIISTIVLFGSLVMVNGIFSDNMYINWGSHHSWMQGNDLQLVLDQSSGSGVQSKGTFLFGSIEMQIKLVPGNSAGTVTAYYLSSIGDKHDEIDFEFLGNVSWQPYIIHTNIFTQGGGGREQQFYPWFDPTTDYHNYTIHWNPNAIVWYVDDVPIRVYRNYQSQGIPYPNAQAMGVYSSLWNADSWATRGGLVKIDWTNAPFIAKYRNFVPQVCVWNGTISISQCAARTPDNWYTSPEYNQLSFAKKGQMDWVRNNFMIYDYCKDTNRFNGQFPGECFKPQF